The following proteins come from a genomic window of Macadamia integrifolia cultivar HAES 741 chromosome 14, SCU_Mint_v3, whole genome shotgun sequence:
- the LOC122061567 gene encoding YTH domain-containing protein ECT4-like gives MAAVAQPVDQPADLLQKLSLDSQPKTLEVPEATKKASAITYGSVDAGGLPNGQNQSERSSTPLLQDFVDPTMCYLPNGYPSTAYYYGGYDGPINEWDDYPRYVNPDGVEMPPGVYGDNGSLMYHHGYGYAPYGPYSPAGSPVPTMGHDGQLYGPQHYQYPAPYYQPPTPPSGPYTPNQPAAPQGDVSTSVAPEPVPLPVEAAKGNSNGIANGNANANGNNASGPLKPSYQNPSFNSNGSYARGVLPGGIPASGYQDPRFGFDGMRSPVPWIDCPVFSDGQPRPVTSSSVSSNVSHISNGPSGRNQNLRPMPHLMGLHHPRPTSGINPTPGFMNRIYPNNRMYGSNTVRTGPGFGSNGYDSRANGRGWLAVESKYKNRGRGNGFFGYGNENMDGLNELNRGPRAKSFKNQKGFVPITLAVKGQSLPSNGNINEDKDKENSSLNPDREQYNKTDFPEKYSDAKFFIIKSYSEDDVHKSIKYGVWASTPNGNKKLAAGYQDAQEKSDGCPVFLFFSVNTSGQFVGLAEMVGPVDFNKSVEYWQQDKWNGCFSVKWHIVKDVPNSLLKHITLENNENKPVTNSRDTQEVKLEQGLQMLKIFKDHSSKTCILDDFEFYESRQKMMQEKRAKQQQFQKQVRDGKPTDIGASDENDKETASGISRSLQSLEVVSDLLQEPASAASVLSNGECKMSEENGSVAGAALKCAKPAVTEKRAVANGGGVVANGVANGC, from the exons ATGGCGGCTGTGGCTCAACCTGTAGATC AACCTGCAGATTTACTGCAGAAATTGTCGTTAGATTCTCAGCCCAAGACTCTTGAAGTTCCTGAAGCCACCAAGAAG GCTTCTGCCATAACGTATGGATCAGTTGATGCTGGTGGACTGCCAAACGGTCAAAATCAGTCAGAGCGGTCTTCGACTCCTCTCCTTCAGGACTTCGTGGATCCAACAATGTGCTATCTTCCTAATGGATATCCATCTACTGCATATTATTATGGAG GTTATGATGGGCCTATTAACGAGTGGGATGACTACCCTAGATATGTAAATCCGGATGGAGTGGAGATGCCTCCT GGAGTTTACGGGGACAATGGATCACTCATGTATCACCATGGTTATGGATATGCTCCTTATGGTCCATACTCCCCTGCAGGTTCCCCAGTGCCTACCATGGGGCATGACGGTCAGCTTTATGGGCCCCAACACTACCAGTATCCTGCTCCTTATTATCAGCCACCAACCCCCCCTAGTGGCCCTTACACTCCTAACCAGCCTGCTGCTCCACAAGGGGATGTTTCGACCTCTGTTGCTCCTGAGCCAGTGCCTTTgccagtagaagcagccaaggGAAATAGTAATGGGATTGCAAATGGAAATGCAAACGCAAACGGAAATAATGCATCAGGCCCATTAAAACCCAGCTACCAAAATCCATCTTTTAACTCCAATGGCTCGTATGCGAGGGGTGTCTTGCCTGGAGGCATCCCTGCTTCTGGTTATCAGGACCctagatttggttttgatgGGATGCGATCACCAGTTCCGTGGATAGATTGCCCAGTCTTTTCTGATGGGCAGCCTAGACCTGTTACAAGCAGCTCTGTTTCTTCAAACGTATCACACATCAGTAATGGTCCTTCTGGGAGAAATCAGAATCTTCGCCCCATGCCCCATCTTATG GGCTTGCACCACCCGAGACCCACATCTGGTATCAACCCTACTCCAGGATTCATGAACAGGATATACCCAAACAACAGGATGTATGGTAGTAATACTGTTAGAACTGGTCCAGGTTTTGGATCAAATGGTTATGACTCCAGGGCAAATGGGCGTGGGTGGTTGGCTGTTGAAAGCAAGTACAAAAACAGAGGACGGGGCAATGGTTTCTTTGGTTATGGGAATGAGAATATGGATGGTCTGAATGAACTGAATAGGGGACCAAGAGCCAAAAgctttaaaaatcaaaaagggTTTGTACCCATCACATTAGCAGTCAAGGGACAGAGTCTCCCCTCAAAtggaaatattaatgaagaTAAGGACAAGGAAAATTCAAGTTTGAATCCAGACAGGGAACAGTACAACAAGACAGACTTCCCAGAGAAGTATTCTGATGCAAAATTCTTTATTATTAAATCTTATAGCGAGGATGATGTCCACAAGAGCATAAAGTATGGTGTGTGGGCTAGCACACCCAATGGCAACAAGAAGTTGGCAGCTGGATATCAGGATGCTCAGGAGAAGTCTGATGGCTGTcctgtgtttttgtttttctcg gTTAATACCAGTGGGCAGTTTGTTGGACTTGCTGAAATGGTGGGCCCAGTTGATTTCAACAAGAGTGTGGAATATTGGCAGCAGGACAAGTGGAATGGCTGTTTCTCTGTGAAGTGGCATATTGTAAAGGATGTACCCAACAGTTTGTTGAAGCACATCACTCTTGAAAACAATGAGAACAAGCCTGTGACTAACAGTAGGGACACTCAGGAG GTCAAGCTTGAACAGGGTCTTCAAATGCTCAAAATATTCAAGGATCATTCCAGCAAGACATGCATCCTGGATGATTTCGAGTTCTATGAGTCTCGTCAAAAGATGATGCAGGAGAAAAGGGCTAAGCAACAGCAGTTTCAGAAACAG GTCCGGGATGGGAAGCCTACTGACATTGGTGCCTCTGATGAGAACGATAAAGAAACTGCTAGTGGAATATCAAGATCACTGCAATCTTTAGAGGTGGTGTCAGATTTGCTGCAGGAACCAGCTTCTGCAGCATCGGTTCTGTCAAATGGTGAATGCAAGATGTCTGAAGAAAATGGGTCGGTTGCAGGAGCTGCCCTAAAGTGTGCTAAACCTGCTGTGACAGAGAAAAGAGCTGTAGCTAATGGTGGTGGTGTTGTAGCTAATGGGGTGGCAAATGGGTGCTAG
- the LOC122062026 gene encoding subtilisin-like protease SBT3.18, which yields MAISFHCFWGLFLLLSLCYIPSESTYQVHIVYLGLSPVQDPLLTTKSHVQLLSNVFASEEVARDSLLYSYKHSFSGFSAKLNSTQAATLAKMEGVISVFRSKTLRLHTTRSWDFLGLTLDHSKETPLQLTHGDDVVVGIFDSGIWPESESFKEEPGMRPIPSFWRGKCVKGEKFEPSKACNRKLIGARYYFRGFEHDYGPLNATGANAEYRSARDILGHGTHTASTAVGSVVKDASFFGLGLGKARGGAPRARLAVYKTCWKNGLEGSCSEADVLAAFDDALCDGVNVISASFGLGVPLEPFFVSTAAIGSFHAAQLGVTVVFSAGNDGPTPSLLSNVSPWGICVAASSIDRSFPTLLSIDNNAISIVGQSFNVKQMKLKLVYATKYFVNGDCTRDSWRGKQASAGRLLLCLSTMVDSSLEAQLAARKANVSALLIAQPMTLGTQIPEVDILPTILIDINQGTQIFHYFVNSPNLPIVHVMPSGVTIGQTPAPTVAYFSSRGPSSLSTDILKPDVTAPGTSILAAWPPVAPPSGFPFDHRSVNWNFQSGTSMSCPHVTGVAALIKSVHPKWSPAAIKSALMTTADTKDTNEDDILAGGSMEVAGPFDIGAGHINPIRAIDPGLVYDMNTVDYILFLCNIGYSKDQIESLVLTPESIETDCSEYTYFDSNAHLNYPSITVSDLRSTITIKRTVRNEGGKRAVYFVRVENPEGVDVWVWPRILVFSCNREEISYYITLTPLKQSQGRYDFGEIVWSDGFHQVRSPLVVCVNTIDEDFDSITQYPS from the exons ATGgccatttcctttcattgttTTTGGGGCCTATTCCTCTTACTTTCACTTTGTTATATTCCCTCAGAGTCTACATATCAA GTTCACATTGTCTACTTAGGGCTCAGCCCAGTCCAAGATCCTCTTCTCACTACCAAATCACATGTCCAGCTCCTCTCTAATGTCTTTGCTAG TGAAGAAGTTGCAAGAGATTCTCTGCTGTACAGCTACAAGCATAGCTTTTCAGGCTTTTCTGCAAAGCTCAACTCAACACAGGCAGCTACCTTGGCCA AGATGGAGGGGGTGATATCAGTGTTCAGGAGCAAGACATTGAGATTGCACACAACTAGAAGCTGGGATTTTCTGGGTCTTACCTTGGATCACAGTAAAGAAACTCCATTGCAGCTAACACATGGTGATGATGTTGTGGTTGGGATCTTTGATTCAG GTATATGGCCTGAATCGGAGAGTTTCAAAGAAGAACCCGGAATGAGACCGATTCCATCATTTTGGAGAGGTAAGTGTGTGAAAGGAGAGAAGTTTGAGCCATCAAAGGCGTGCAATCGGAAGCTTATCGGTGCACGCTACTACTTCCGGGGCTTCGAGCATGATTACGGTCCCCTCAACGCCACCGGCGCTAACGCCGAGTACCGGTCGGCCAGAGATATACTAGGGCACGGTACACACACTGCTTCAACAGCCGTGGGTTCTGTAGTGAAGGATGCTAGTTTCTTTGGGTTGGGCCTTGGTAAGGCTAGGGGTGGAGCCCCAAGGGCACGTTTGGCTGTTTACAAGACATGTTGGAAGAATGGGCTGGAAGGGAGCTGTAGCGAAGCTGATGTACTTGCGGCCTTCGACGATGCGTTGTGTGATGGGGTTAATGTTATCTCGGCGTCGTTTGGTTTAGGGGTGCCGCTGGAGCCATTTTTTGTGTCTACTGCGGCGATTGGATCGTTCCATGCAGCCCAATTGGGCGTCACTGTGGTGTTCTCCGCCGGAAATGATGGGCCGACTCCGTCTCTTCTCTCAAATGTTAGCCCATGGGGGATTTGTGTGGCTGCCTCCTCCATTGATCGTTCCTTTCCCACTCTCTTGAGCATAGACAACAATGCCATTTCCATTGTg GGGCAAAGCTTCAACGTGAAACAAATGAAGCTGAAATTAGTGTACGCAACCAAATATTTTGTTAATGg GGATTGCACAAGAGATAGCTGGAGAGGAAAACAAGCCTCAGCTGGGAGGTTGCTACTATGCTTATCGACCATGGTTGATTCTAGTCTTGAAGCACAGCTAGCGGCTCGCAAAGCTAATGTATCAGCCTTACTCATCGCACAGCCTATGACTTTGGGCACCCAAATACCTGAAGTTGATATCCTTCCCACCATCCTTATTGACATCAATCAAGGGACTCAAATCTTCCATTACTTTGTTAATTCCCCCAA TCTTCCAATAGTGCACGTTATGCCTAGTGGTGTTACTATTGGCCAGACACCAGCACCTACTGTAGCGTATTTCTCCTCCAGAGGCCCAAGCTCACTTTCTACTGATATTCTCAAG CCAGATGTAACTGCACCTGGAACCAGTATATTGGCAGCATGGCCTCCAGTGGCCCCACCGTCTGGGTTTCCCTTCGATCACCGCTCTGTGAATTGGAACTTTCAATCTGGAACATCTATGTCATGCCCTCATGTAACAGGGGTGGCAGCACTTATCAAATCAGTGCATCCAAAATGGTCTCCTGCAGCAATTAAGTCTGCTCTTATGACTACAG CTGACACCAAAGACACAAACGAAGATGATATCCTAGCAGGAGGATCAATGGAAGTTGCAGGTCCATTTGACATTGGTGCAGGTCACATAAACCCCATAAGAGCAATCGATCCAGGACTCGTCTATGACATGAACACAGTGGACTACATTCTCTTCCTTTGTAACATAGGCTACTCCAAAGATCAAATAGAGAGCCTGGTTCTTACACCAGAAAGTATTGAAACTGATTGTTCTGAATACACATACTTCGACTCTAATGCTCACCTCAACTATCCTTCAATCACAGTTTCTGATCTTCGCTCTACAATTACAATCAAGAGGACTGTACGTAATGAAGGTGGGAAAAGAGCTGTTTACTTCGTTAGAGTTGAGAATCCTGAAGGAGTTGATGTTTGGGTTTGGCCAAGGATCTTAGTTTTTAGTTGCAACAGGGAAGAGATCTCATATTATATAACATTAACGCCACTTAAGCAATCGCAAGGGAGATATGATTTTGGAGAGATAGTGTGGTCTGATGGATTTCATCAGGTGAGGAGTCCATTAGTGGTGTGTGTAAACACTATTGATGAGGACTTTGATTCCATCACACAGTACCCATCttaa
- the LOC122060880 gene encoding probable serine/threonine-protein kinase PBL16, which produces MGNCCSMWQPSGYKVSSNAKTDSPKSENSSTKVRKEFTKLPSNPEEVEDLRRDSATNPLIAFTYNELKIITDNFRQDYVLGGGGFGSVYKGFITDDLREGLKPLQVAVKVHDGDNSHQGHREWLAEVIFLGQLSHPNLVKLVGYCCEDDYRVLIYEYMARGSVEKNLFSRVLLPLPWAIRMKIAFGAAKGLAFLHEAEKPVIYRDFKTSNILLDQDYNAKLSDFGLAKDGPVGDKTHVSTRIMGTYGYAAPEYIMTGHLTPRSDVYSFGIVLLELLTGRKSLDKSRPAREQNLADWALPLLGEKKKVLNIIDPRLDGEYPVKAIHKAAKLSYHCLNRNPKARPLMRDIVDSLEPLQVSAEVPSAPPPPTFINGSPVVQPK; this is translated from the exons ATGGGGAACTGCTGTTCTATGTGGCAACCGTCGGGTTACAAAGTATCTTCTAATGCAAAGACAG ATTCCCCCAAAAGCGAGAACTCATCCACCAAAGTAAGAAAGGAGTTTACTAAGTTGCCATCAAATCCTGAAGAAGTAGAGGACCTTCGTCGGGATTCAGCCACAAATCCCCTGATTGCTTTTACTTACAATGAGCTAAAGATAATTACAGATAATTTCAGGCAGGATTATGTGTTGGGTGGAGGAGGATTTGGAAGTGTTTATAAGGGGTTCATTACTGATGATTTAAGGGAGGGGCTTAAACCTCTTCAAGTAGCTGTAAAGGTTCATGATGGGGATAACAGTCACCAGGGCCACAGGGAATGGCTG GCAGAGGTTATATTTCTTGGACAACTTTCTCATCCAAATTTGGTGAAACTTGTTGGCTACTGCTGCGAAGATGACTATAGGGTACTGATTTATGAGTATATGGCTCGGGGCAGCGTGGAAAAGAATCTTTTTTCAA GAGTTTTACTTCCTCTACCTTGGGCTATCAGAATGAAGATTGCATTTGGTGCTGCAAAAGGACTTGCATTTCTCCATGAAGCTGAGAAACCAGTTATTTATCGTGATTTCAAGACTTCTAATATTTTGCTAGACCAG GACTACAATGCCAAGCTTTCGGACTTTGGCCTTGCAAAAGACGGACCAGTGGGTGACAAAACTCATGTATCTACACGCATTATGGGGACTTATGGATATGCAGCTCCAGAGTATATAATGACAG GCCATCTGACTCCTAGAAGTGATGTTTACAGCTTCGGCATTGTTCTTCTAGAGCTTCTTACTGGCAGAAAATCCTTAGATAAGTCCAGACCAGCTCGAGAGCAAAATCTGGCTGATTGGGCCCTCCCTCTGCTCGGTGAGAAGAAGAAAGTTCTCAACATTATAGACCCAAGATTAGATGGAGAGTATCCAGTCAAAGCCATCCACAAAGCGGCCAAGCTTTCTTATCACTGTCTGAACCGAAACCCAAAGGCAAGGCCCTTGATGAGAGATATAGTGGATTCTCTGGAGCCTCTCCAGGTTTCTGCTGAGGTACCAagtgctcctcctcctccaactTTTATCAATGGATCCCCAGTTGTACAGCCTAAATGA